The Streptomyces sp. NBC_01298 genome contains the following window.
GTCGCCGACGCCGCGATCGTCACCTGGGACGAGTGGTCGCTGGTCGCCGTCTCCTCGGTCGCCAAGAAGCTCGGCATGCGGGCCATGGACCCGGCGGCCGCCAAGATCTGCCGCGACAAGTACGCCACCCGCCAGGCCCTGGAAGCCGCCGGGATGGCCGCCGTGCGCTACGTCCCGGCCACCACCGAGGACGAGGCCGTCGCCGCCGCCGAGTCCATCGGCTTCCCCGTCGTCGTCAAGCCCCGCACCCTCGGCGGCAGCTTCGGCGTGATGATGGCCCGCGACGTGGACGGCCTGCGCCGGGCCTTCCGGCTCGCCTCCACCAGCCGGCTGCGCGGCGCCGGCACCACTGCCTCGGTCCTGATCGAGGAGTTCATCGAAGGCCCCGAACTGAGCGTGGACAGCGTCGTCGTGGACGGCCTGGCCACCCCCGTCTGCGTGGCCCGCAAGCGCCTCGGCGCCCACCCGTACTTCGAAGAGGTCGGCCACCTGGTCACCGACTGGCGCCACGAGCCCTGGGCCGACGCCGTCACCCAGCTCGTCCAGGACTCGCACCGCGCCGCCGGAGTCGACTACGGGGTCACCCACACCGAACTGCGCGTCGCCGCCGAGGGCCCCCGCCTGATCGAGCTCAACGGCCGCCTCGGCGGCGACCTCATCCCGCACCTGAACAAGCTCGCCACCGGCGTGGACCTGCCGCTGGCCGCCGCCAGGATCGCCTTCGAGGAGACCCCGGACGTCACCCCGACCCGAGCCCTCAGCGCCGAGGTCCGCTTCCTCTACCCGGCCTACGACGGCGCCGTCGACCGCGTCGTCCTGCCCGCCCCCGAGGACGTCGAGGACCTGGCCGAGGCCGTCGCCCTGGTCGAGCCCGGCGACGAGCTGCTGCTCCCGCCCCGCGGCCTCACCCCCCGCTCCGCCGCGCTCATCGCGGTCGGCGAGACCCCGGCCCGCACCCGCCGCGCCCTGGACCGCGCCGAGGCGCTCTCGCGTACGGAGGTCTCCGGTGTCGCCGCGCACCGGCTCGGCGCCCGCGTCGAGAACGCCGTGACCCGCCGCTTCTTCGACCACGAGCGCACCGCCGCCCGCCAGACCGTCTCCGGCGTCCGGGGCGTGGAGTGGTTCCGCTACGGAGCCGGCGGCGGCGAGGGGCTCAACCGCCCCGTCTTCCTCAGCGAGGCCGACGTCACGGGCCTGGAGAACGACCTGAACGGCCTCTTCGAACTGCTCAAGGCGGTGCCCGCCCGGCTCTTCGGCGGCGACCTGCGCGCCTTCGCCACCGCCGTCGGGATGTCGCCCACCCAGGCCGACCTGGTCCTGCGCGGCTCCGTGGACGAGCTCGCCCCGCTCTCCCGCGCCGACCTGTACCGCGAGACCGGCGGCTTCCGCGTCATGGAACTCAACACCGGCTCCTCGCTGGGCGGCTGGCAGATGGGCGAGTTCGCCCGCGCCCTGATCCAGGACGCCGAGTTCGCCGAGTTCGCGGCAGCCGAGGGCCTGGTCTACCCCGACCCGCTCGCCCGCATCACCGAGGTGCTGCGCCGCCAGGCCCCCTCCCTCGAGGGCATCGAGCGGCCGCTGCTGGCGATCACCGACTGGCCCGAGGGCTTCGAGAAGTCCAAGTGCTGGATGGAGTTCGTCGTCCCGGCCTTCGAACGGCTCGGCTTCGAGACCGTCGTCTGCCACCTCGGCGACTTCGCCTACGAGAACGGCAAGGTCCTGCACGCCGGCCGCGAGGTCGATGTCGTCTACCGGATGTTCCTGCCCGGCGAAATGCCCGACGAGCCCCGCACCTACGACCTCGTCAACCCGCTCCTCGACGCCGTCGAGGCCGGCACGGTCGAACTGTTCGCCCCGCTCGACTGCGAGCTGTACGGCAACAAGGGCAGCCTCGCGATGCTCAGCGACGAGCGCAACCGCGCCGTCTTCACCGAGGCCGAGCGCGAGCTGATCGACCGGATCCTGCCCTGGACCCGCTTCGTCCGCGACGAGAAGGTCACCTTCGGCGGCGAGAAGATCGACCTGCTGCCCTACGCCATCGCCAACAAGGACCACCTGGTCCTCAAACCCACCCTGCTCTACGGCGGCGTCGGCGTGACCCCCGGCTGGACCACCGACCAGAAGGAATGGGTCGCCACGCTCCGCCAGGCCGTCGACGGCCCGTACGTCCTCCAGCACCGCCTGCTGCCGACCACCGAGCGGTTCCTCTCCGAGGACGGCGAGACCTGCGAGGACATGGCCGTCGCCTACGGAACGCTGATGGTCGACGGACGCTACGCCGGCACCCTGGCCCGCGGCGTCACCGACCCGGCCGTCGGCATCGTGAGCATGCTGCGCGGTGCCCAGATCGGCTGCGCGTTCCACGTCGACCCGGCCGCCGAGGGAGTGGAAGCCAAGTGACCGACATCGGGAACGGGGCCGCCGAGCCGGTGGAGGAGACGGCGGCCGCGGCACCGGCCGCCGCCGCCCCCGCCACGCTCTGGCGGGACCCGGAGTTCCTCAAGTTCTGGTCCGGGGAGGCGATCTCACAGGTCGGGGCCCAGGTCACGACCCTGGCGCTGCCGCTCACCGCGGTGCTCACGCTCGACGCCAGCTCCTCCCAGGTGGGCTTCGTCAACGCGGCCTCCTACGCCCCGTTCCTGATGGTCACCCTCCTGGTCGGCGTATGGGTCGACCGGGTGCGGCGCAGGCCCCTGATGATCATGGCCAACATAGGGCGGGCGCTGCTGGTCAGCGCGGTGCCGCTGCTGGCCGTGCTCGACCTGCTCCGCATCGAGCACGTGTACGTCGCCGCGCTGCTCGTGGGCACCCTCACGGTGGTCTTCGACGTCTCCTACCAGTCGTACCTGCCGACCCTGGTCGGCAAGCAGCACCTGGTGGAGGGCAACAGCAAGCTCCAGGGCACCAGTTCGCTGGCCCAGATCGGCGGGCCGGGCCTCGCCGGCCTGCTCATCGGCTGGGTCACCGCCCCCTACGCGCTGCTGATCAACGGGGTCTCGTACCTCGTCTCCGTGCTCACCCTGCTCGCGGTGCGGCGCGTCGAGCCGGAGCCGGTGCCCCAGCAGGAGCGCACCGGGATCCGGACCAGCATCGCCGAGGGCATCCGGATCATCTGGGACAGCGCCCACCTGCGGGCCTGCGCCCTCCAGTCCGGGCTCTACAACCTCTGCTGGATGTCCCTCCAGACGGTGTTCGTGCTCTACGCCGCTCGCACGCTCGGCATCTCGCCCGGCGGCATCGGCCTGCTGCTGGGCACCGGGGCGGTCGGCTCGCTGGCCGGCTCGATGCTCGCGCAATGGCTCAAGCGCAGGATCGGTCTCGGCCGCGCCATCCTGGCGGCGCTGCTGCTGTGCTGCCTGGCCCCCGTGGCCATCCCGGCGGCCCCGGCGAACGGCGGGGCGCTCTCGCTGGCCCTGTTCGTCGCCGCCTTCGGCCTGATCGGGGCCGGCGGCACCATGGCCAACATCCACATCATCAGCCTGCGCCAGTCCATGACCCCGGACCACCTGCTGGGCCGCATGAACGCCGGCTACCGCTTCGTCTCCTGGGGGACGCTCCCGCTCGGCGCCCTGCTGGGCGGCTGGCTCGGCGACCTCATCGGGCTGCGCGAGACGCTGTTCGTCACGGCCGGGCTGTTCCTGACCGCCGTCCTGGTGGTCCTCAACTCGCCGGTGTGGCGCCTGAAGGAGTTCCCGCCCCAGCTCGTCGCGCAGCCCCGGAAGGTGGACGCAAGGTGACCCCCGTACAGCAACCGCCCGCCATCGGGAGCCTGCTCGCCCGCCGCACCGGCTGGGGCCGCTCCGACGCGGTGAGCCGGATCCTGGCGGCCGCCGCCGCCCCCGGGGTGCTCTCGATGGCCGGCGGGATCCCGGCCCCCGACAGCTTCCCCGTGGCCCGGCTCGCCGAGGCCACCGACCGGCTGTTCGCCGGGTCGGCCGGGTCCGCGGTACGTGCGCTCCAGTACGCCCCCACGGACGGCATCGCCCCGCTGCGCGAGCTGATCGCGGCCCGGGCGAGCGCGACGGGGTCCACCGTCGGACCCGACCGGGTGATGGTCACCGCGGGCAGCCAGCAGGGCCTGGACCTCGTCGCCCAGACCCTGATCGACGAGGGCGACGAGGTGGCCCTGGACGATCCGAGCTACCTGGGCGCCGTGCAGGTCTTCCGGCGGGCCGGCGCCCGGCTGCTGCCGGTGCCCGGTGACGCGGAGGGGATGCGCACCGACGTACTGGAGCAGCGGCTCCTCGCCGGGGCCCGGCCCAAGCTGGTCTATGTCGTACCGCACTTCCACAACCCCACCGGAGCCGTGCTCTGCGAGGAGCGGCGCCGCCACCTGGCCGCGCTGGCCGAGCGGTTCGGCTTCGTGATCGTCGAGGACGACCCCTACGGGGACCTGGCCTTCGAGGGGGGCAGGCTGCCGTCCACCGACGTCCACAGCGGACGCGTGGTCCGGCTCATGAGCCTCTCCAAGACGGTCTGCCCGGGGCTGCGGGTGGCCGGCCTGGTCGCCCCGGCCGAGCTGATCGGGGAACTGGTCGCCGCCAAACAGTGCGGGGACCTGCAGACCAACACCTTCGGCCAGTACCTCCTCGCCGACCTGCTCGGGGACCCGGAGTTCCTGCCGACCCATCTGGCGGGCCTGCGCACGCTGTACGGCGGCCGGGCCCGCGCCATGGAGGCGCTGCTGCGCGAGCAACTGCCCTGGCTGGACTTCGAACGGCCGCGCGGCGGCCTCTTCTTCTGGTGCCGGCTGACCGACCCCCGGGTCGGCTCGGACGCGCTCTACGCGCACGCGCTGGCGCAGGGCGTCGCCATCGTGCCCGGCACGCCCTTCTGCATCGACGAGGACGGCTCGCGGGTCCTGCGGCTGTCCTTCGCCTCCCTGGACGGCGCGCAGCGCCGGGAAGGCGTCTCCCGTCTGGCCGCGGCCTGGGAGAAGGCACTGGCCGACGGGGTGTGATCCACCCCGTCGGGCGGGCCGCGCATGCGCACCGTCTTTTTCCTCCACACCCCCAAGGAGCAAGACCGTGACAACGACGTCGCACGCACCGGTGACCGCCGAATCCCTGGTGGCCCGGCTGTTCGAGGTGATCGACACCCGCTCGTGGGACCGGCTCGGCGAGGTCTTCGCGCCGGACGCCGTGTACGAACGGCCGGGCTACCCGGCGCTGGAGGGCCTCGACCGGATCCGCCGGTTCTACGAGCACGAGCGGATCATCACCTCGGGAGCCCACGAGGTGAGCCAGGTGACCGGCGGCCTGGCCGCGGCCGCCTGCTGGGGGCGGTTCCAGGGCGCCGACAGGAACGGCACGGCCCTGGACGAGGCCTTCGCCGACACCTACCTCGTCCGCGACGGCAGGATCGAGCGGCGCAAGACCTTCTTCTACCGTCCGGCGATCTGACGTCCCCGCCCGCCGATCGGAGCGCGGGCCGATCGGAGCGCCCGCCGATCGGAGCGCGGGCCGGGTCAGGACCGCCGGGGGGCGGTCCGGACCCGGCCCGGGGCCGTTTCGTCCGAACGGGTGAACCCGGCTACTTCTTGCCGCCGCCGAGGATCTGGCCGAGCAGGTCGCCCAGGCTGCCGCCGCCCGCCGGGGCCGCGCCGGCCGGACCCGCGGGGGCCGCGCCCGCCGCGCCCGGTACCGCTCCCGGTGACGGGATGGGGGACTCGCCGCCGGCTGCCGTCGGGGACCCGGCGCCCGCGCCCGCACCCGCGCCTCCGGCCTTTCCGGCCGCGCGCTTGGCGAAGACCGCCAGCAGGACCGGGATCAGCAGCTCGATGACCCGGGCCACGGTGGGCGCGGGGATGCCGGTCTTCTTCGATACGGCGTTGGCCACGGGCTTGCTCACCTTGGCGAGCACCCCGGCCATCATCCCGCCGCTGAGCATGCCGCCCAGGCCGCCGCCGAGGGTGGCCACGCCTTCCAGCGGGGCCTGGGTGACCTCGGCGAAGGCCTGGCGGACCTCGTTGCCGTCGTCGTCATCGGCGTCGGCCTTCTGCTGGAGGTCGCCGGTCATCGCCCCGACCGTGGCCGCGACGGTGTCGCGGGCGCCGTTCGTGTCGGTGCCGAGGAGACCGGCGATCTCGGTCAGCCGGTCGTCGCCGAGTTCGTTCAGCACGTCGTCCTGGAAGGAAGGTTCGCTCATGTCTGAAACGCTACTTCTGTGGCGATTCGGCGGCACCTCGGATGGCCTCCGGAACCCGCTTGGGTAATGGAAAAGTAAAGTTCCGGATCCGCGTGCAACCACCGGCGGGGGTCGAGGGTCGTATGTTGCGTCGGGACTTCCGGGGGGGATCCGGGGGGATCGGGGAGTCCGACGAGGGAGGGGTAACCGTGAGGGGGTCCGGCCGAAAGGCGGGACCCCCTTCTGGTTGGCCGTTTCCGCTTGGCGGCCGAGTTCTCCACAGCCCCGCCGGACCGTCACACCCGGGCTGTAGCTTCGGGCCATGACGACGAACGCGCCCGCGGCACCGGCGGTGGTCGAAGGCGTGCTGGAGCGCATCACCTACGCCAACGAGGAGAGCGGGTACACGGTCGCCCGCGTGGACACCGGCCGTGGCGCCGGCGACCTGCTCACGGTCGTCGGATCCCTCCTCGGGGCCCAGCCGGGTGAATCGCTGCGCATGGAGGGCCGCTGGGGCTCGCACGCCCAGTACGGCAGGCAGTTCACCGTGGAGAACTACACGACGCTGCTCCCCGCCACGATCCAGGGCATCCGGCGCTATCTCGGCTCCGGCCTGATCAAGGGCATCGGTCCGAAGATCGCGGACCGGATCGTGGAGCACTTCGGCCTCGACACCCTCGACGTCATCGAGGAGCAGCCGAAACGGCTGATCGAAGTGCCCGGCCTCGGCCCCAAGCGGACCAAGCTGATCGGCGCGGCCTGGGAGGAGCAGAAGGCCATCAAGGAGGTCATGGTCTTCCTCCAGGGGGTCGGCGTCTCCACCTCCATCGCCGTGCGCATCTACAAGAAGTACGCCGACGCCTCCATCTCCGTGGTGAAGAACCAGCCGTACCGGCTCGCCGCCGACGTCTGGGGCATCGGCTTCCTCACCGCCGACCGCATCGCTCAGGCCGTCGGGATCCCGCACGACAGCCCGGAGCGGGTCAAGGCCGGCCTCCAGTACGCCCTGTCCCAGTCCGCCGACCAGGGGCACTGCTTCCTGCCCGAGGACCGGCTCATCGCCGACGGGGTCAAACTGCTCCAGGTGGACACCGGGCTGGTCATCGACTGCCTGGCCGAGCTCGCCGGAGATCCGGAAGGGGTCGTACGGGAATCCGTGCCCGACCCGCAGGGCGGCCCGGACCCCCTCACCGCCGTGTACCTCGTGCCGTTCCACCGCGCCGAGCTGTCCCTGGCCGGTCAGGTGCGCCGCCTCCTGAACGCGGAGGAGGACCGGCTGCCCGCCTTCCGGGACGTGGACTGGGACAAGGCCCTGGGCTGGCTCGCCGGCCGGACCGGAGCCACGCTGGCCCCCGCGCAGCGCGACGCGGTCCGCCTCGCGCTCACCCGCCGGGTCGCGGTGCTCACCGGCGGGCCGGGCTGCGGCAAGTCCTTCACCGTCCGCTCGATCGTGGAGCTGGCCCGGGCCAAGAAGGCCAAGGTGGTCCTCGCCGCCCCCACCGGCCGGGCGGCGAAGCGGCTGGCCGAGCTCACCGGGGCCGAGGCCTCCACCGTGCACCGGCTCCTGGAGCTCAAGCCGGGCGGGGACGCGGCGTACGACCGGGAGCGGCCGCTCGACGCGGACCTGGTCGTGGTGGACGAGGCCTCGATGCTCGACCTGCTGCTGGCGAACAAGCTGGTCAAGGCCGTGGCACCCGGTGCCCACCTCCTGCTGGTCGGGGACGTGGACCAGCTGCCCTCGGTCGGGGCGGGCGAGGTGCTGCGCGATCTGCTCGCCGAGGGCGGACCGGTCCCGGCCGTCCGGCTGACGACCATCTTCCGGCAGGCCCAGCAGTCCGGGGTGGTCACCAACGCCCACCGGATCAACACCGGCCTGCCGCCGATCACCGACGGGCTCCCCGACTTCTTCCTGTTCCCGGAGGAGGACACCGAGGAGGCCGGAAAGCTCGCCGTGGACGTCGCCGCCCGTCGTGTTCCGGCCAGATTCGGCCTCGACCCGAGGCGGGACATCCAGGTCCTCGCCCCCATGCACCGCGGCCCGGCCGGCGCCGGAAACCTCAACGCGCTGCTCCAGCAGGCCATCACCCCGGCCCGGCCGGGCCTGCCCGAGAAGCGGTTCGGCGGCCGGGTCTTCCGGGTCGGCGACAAGGTCACGCAGATCCGCAACAACTACGACAAGGGCGCCAACGGGGTCTTCAACGGCACGGTCGGCGTGGTCACCGGCCTTGACCTGGAGGAACAACGGCTGACGGTGCGCACGGACGAAGACGAGGAAGTGGCCTACGAGTTCGCGGAGCTCGACGAGCTGGCCCACGCCTACGCCGTCACCATCCACCGCTCCCAGGGGAGCGAGTATCCGGCGGTGGTGATCCCGGTCACGACCGGCGCTTGGATGATGCTCCAGCGGAACCTTTTGTATACGGCCGTCACCCGGGCGAAGAAACTGGTCGTCCTGGTCGGGTCCCGCAAGGCCCTCGCCCAGGCGGTGCGTACCGTTTCCGCAGGCAGGAGGTACACGGCCGTCGCACCCAGGCTCTCCGGCCGCATACCGGTGGGAAACATCACCTAGATGATCGATCATTTGGGGTTCCTACAACGGTTGTGGAGGGGGCAGGATGTGCACGCTGGCGGCACTGAGTGCCGTCAAAAACACCAAAGCTCGACCCCGAGTGCACTCACCTGCGCCAAATGGGGGAAGGTAGAGGCAGTCAGGGCACCTCGAAGAAGAGGCACTACGTCGGTGAGGGATGACGTGAGCGACAACTCTGTAGTACTGCGGTACGCGGACGGTGAATACACCTACCCGGTGGTCGAGAGCACCGTCGGTGACCAGGGCTTCGACATCTCGAAGCTCAGGGCTCAGACCGGGCTGGTCACCCTGGACAGCGGCTACGGAAACACCGCCGCCTATAAGTCCGCCATTACCTACCTCGACGGTGAGCAGGGCATCCTGCGTTACCGCGGTTACCCGATCGAGCAGCTGGCGGAGCGCTCGACCTTCATCGAGGTCGCCTACCTGCTGATCAACGGGGAGCTGCCGACCGTCGACCAGCTCGCGTCGTTCCGCAACGAGATCACCCAGCACACGCTGCTGCACGAGGACGTCAAGCGCTTCTACGACGGCTTCCCGCGCGACGCGCACCCGATGGCGATGCTGTCCTCCGTGGTCAGCGCGCTGTCGACGTTCTACCAGGACAGCCACAACCCGTTCGACGAGAAGCAGCGCAACCTCTCGACGATCCGGCTGCTGGCCAAGCTCCCGACGATCGCGGCGTACGCGTACAAGAAGTCGGTCGGCCACCCGGTGGTCTACCCGCGCAACGACCTCGGCTACGTCGAGAACTTCCTGCGCATGACCTTCTCCGTGCCGGCCCAGGAGTACGACCTGGACCCGGTCGTGGTCGCCGCGCTCGACAAGCTGCTGATCCTGCACGCGGACCACGAGCAGAACTGCTCGACCTCCACCGTGCGTCTGGTCGGCTCCTCGCAGGCGAACATGTTCGCCTCGATCTCCGCCGGCATCTCGGCCCTGTGGGGCCCGCTGCACGGTGGCGCCAACCAGTCCGTTCTGGAGATGCTCGAGGGCATCAAGAACGACGGCGGCGACGTCGACGCCTTCATCCGCAAGGTGAAGAACAAGGAAGACGGCGTCCGCCTCATGGGCTTCGGACACCGCGTCTACAAGAGCTTCGACCCCCGGGCGAAGATCATCAAGGCGGCGGCGCACGATGTCCTCTCGGCGCTCGGC
Protein-coding sequences here:
- a CDS encoding ATP-grasp domain-containing protein, which encodes MVFTTSERQRVILVGSRIQQYREYALASLAQHYEVTLVAPEAPTWQARYVETHRIADTTDAAKLYAPVADLRGEVADAAIVTWDEWSLVAVSSVAKKLGMRAMDPAAAKICRDKYATRQALEAAGMAAVRYVPATTEDEAVAAAESIGFPVVVKPRTLGGSFGVMMARDVDGLRRAFRLASTSRLRGAGTTASVLIEEFIEGPELSVDSVVVDGLATPVCVARKRLGAHPYFEEVGHLVTDWRHEPWADAVTQLVQDSHRAAGVDYGVTHTELRVAAEGPRLIELNGRLGGDLIPHLNKLATGVDLPLAAARIAFEETPDVTPTRALSAEVRFLYPAYDGAVDRVVLPAPEDVEDLAEAVALVEPGDELLLPPRGLTPRSAALIAVGETPARTRRALDRAEALSRTEVSGVAAHRLGARVENAVTRRFFDHERTAARQTVSGVRGVEWFRYGAGGGEGLNRPVFLSEADVTGLENDLNGLFELLKAVPARLFGGDLRAFATAVGMSPTQADLVLRGSVDELAPLSRADLYRETGGFRVMELNTGSSLGGWQMGEFARALIQDAEFAEFAAAEGLVYPDPLARITEVLRRQAPSLEGIERPLLAITDWPEGFEKSKCWMEFVVPAFERLGFETVVCHLGDFAYENGKVLHAGREVDVVYRMFLPGEMPDEPRTYDLVNPLLDAVEAGTVELFAPLDCELYGNKGSLAMLSDERNRAVFTEAERELIDRILPWTRFVRDEKVTFGGEKIDLLPYAIANKDHLVLKPTLLYGGVGVTPGWTTDQKEWVATLRQAVDGPYVLQHRLLPTTERFLSEDGETCEDMAVAYGTLMVDGRYAGTLARGVTDPAVGIVSMLRGAQIGCAFHVDPAAEGVEAK
- a CDS encoding MFS transporter; this translates as MTDIGNGAAEPVEETAAAAPAAAAPATLWRDPEFLKFWSGEAISQVGAQVTTLALPLTAVLTLDASSSQVGFVNAASYAPFLMVTLLVGVWVDRVRRRPLMIMANIGRALLVSAVPLLAVLDLLRIEHVYVAALLVGTLTVVFDVSYQSYLPTLVGKQHLVEGNSKLQGTSSLAQIGGPGLAGLLIGWVTAPYALLINGVSYLVSVLTLLAVRRVEPEPVPQQERTGIRTSIAEGIRIIWDSAHLRACALQSGLYNLCWMSLQTVFVLYAARTLGISPGGIGLLLGTGAVGSLAGSMLAQWLKRRIGLGRAILAALLLCCLAPVAIPAAPANGGALSLALFVAAFGLIGAGGTMANIHIISLRQSMTPDHLLGRMNAGYRFVSWGTLPLGALLGGWLGDLIGLRETLFVTAGLFLTAVLVVLNSPVWRLKEFPPQLVAQPRKVDAR
- a CDS encoding aminotransferase-like domain-containing protein, coding for MTPVQQPPAIGSLLARRTGWGRSDAVSRILAAAAAPGVLSMAGGIPAPDSFPVARLAEATDRLFAGSAGSAVRALQYAPTDGIAPLRELIAARASATGSTVGPDRVMVTAGSQQGLDLVAQTLIDEGDEVALDDPSYLGAVQVFRRAGARLLPVPGDAEGMRTDVLEQRLLAGARPKLVYVVPHFHNPTGAVLCEERRRHLAALAERFGFVIVEDDPYGDLAFEGGRLPSTDVHSGRVVRLMSLSKTVCPGLRVAGLVAPAELIGELVAAKQCGDLQTNTFGQYLLADLLGDPEFLPTHLAGLRTLYGGRARAMEALLREQLPWLDFERPRGGLFFWCRLTDPRVGSDALYAHALAQGVAIVPGTPFCIDEDGSRVLRLSFASLDGAQRREGVSRLAAAWEKALADGV
- a CDS encoding nuclear transport factor 2 family protein; its protein translation is MTTTSHAPVTAESLVARLFEVIDTRSWDRLGEVFAPDAVYERPGYPALEGLDRIRRFYEHERIITSGAHEVSQVTGGLAAAACWGRFQGADRNGTALDEAFADTYLVRDGRIERRKTFFYRPAI
- a CDS encoding DUF937 domain-containing protein, whose product is MSEPSFQDDVLNELGDDRLTEIAGLLGTDTNGARDTVAATVGAMTGDLQQKADADDDDGNEVRQAFAEVTQAPLEGVATLGGGLGGMLSGGMMAGVLAKVSKPVANAVSKKTGIPAPTVARVIELLIPVLLAVFAKRAAGKAGGAGAGAGAGSPTAAGGESPIPSPGAVPGAAGAAPAGPAGAAPAGGGSLGDLLGQILGGGKK
- the recD2 gene encoding SF1B family DNA helicase RecD2, with translation MTTNAPAAPAVVEGVLERITYANEESGYTVARVDTGRGAGDLLTVVGSLLGAQPGESLRMEGRWGSHAQYGRQFTVENYTTLLPATIQGIRRYLGSGLIKGIGPKIADRIVEHFGLDTLDVIEEQPKRLIEVPGLGPKRTKLIGAAWEEQKAIKEVMVFLQGVGVSTSIAVRIYKKYADASISVVKNQPYRLAADVWGIGFLTADRIAQAVGIPHDSPERVKAGLQYALSQSADQGHCFLPEDRLIADGVKLLQVDTGLVIDCLAELAGDPEGVVRESVPDPQGGPDPLTAVYLVPFHRAELSLAGQVRRLLNAEEDRLPAFRDVDWDKALGWLAGRTGATLAPAQRDAVRLALTRRVAVLTGGPGCGKSFTVRSIVELARAKKAKVVLAAPTGRAAKRLAELTGAEASTVHRLLELKPGGDAAYDRERPLDADLVVVDEASMLDLLLANKLVKAVAPGAHLLLVGDVDQLPSVGAGEVLRDLLAEGGPVPAVRLTTIFRQAQQSGVVTNAHRINTGLPPITDGLPDFFLFPEEDTEEAGKLAVDVAARRVPARFGLDPRRDIQVLAPMHRGPAGAGNLNALLQQAITPARPGLPEKRFGGRVFRVGDKVTQIRNNYDKGANGVFNGTVGVVTGLDLEEQRLTVRTDEDEEVAYEFAELDELAHAYAVTIHRSQGSEYPAVVIPVTTGAWMMLQRNLLYTAVTRAKKLVVLVGSRKALAQAVRTVSAGRRYTAVAPRLSGRIPVGNIT
- a CDS encoding citrate synthase — protein: MSDNSVVLRYADGEYTYPVVESTVGDQGFDISKLRAQTGLVTLDSGYGNTAAYKSAITYLDGEQGILRYRGYPIEQLAERSTFIEVAYLLINGELPTVDQLASFRNEITQHTLLHEDVKRFYDGFPRDAHPMAMLSSVVSALSTFYQDSHNPFDEKQRNLSTIRLLAKLPTIAAYAYKKSVGHPVVYPRNDLGYVENFLRMTFSVPAQEYDLDPVVVAALDKLLILHADHEQNCSTSTVRLVGSSQANMFASISAGISALWGPLHGGANQSVLEMLEGIKNDGGDVDAFIRKVKNKEDGVRLMGFGHRVYKSFDPRAKIIKAAAHDVLSALGKDDELLDIALKLEEHALADEYFVERNLYPNVDFYTGLIYRAMGFPTEMFTVLFAIGRLPGWIAQWHEMIKEPGSRIGRPRQIYTGEVLRDFVPVESR